Below is a genomic region from Salvelinus sp. IW2-2015 linkage group LG18, ASM291031v2, whole genome shotgun sequence.
TGTGTGGGCAAGGAATGCCTTTGACTGGGTGGAGTGGACATTCCTAATGTCAAGCCCATCGCTCACCCATGACATCATCAGCATCGCCATTCAGAGATAAAATTCCCCACTCTTTGAGTCACGAGACAAAACCGAAGGAGTGGGCGGGGGTACCCCAAATTCTGATAGAGGTCCACTTGGGGCTCACTTGACCTGTGACCCTAAATAGATGCCTTGCTAATCTCTTGCCAACAGGCCAAGGGTGGGCGTTGAATACACCCCTCTCACAATAGTCCTCCAGAATTGGGCTCTTGACCCCCTGTGATATTTCAAGTGCCAAGTGCTTCTATTTGACATAGGGGTCAAATCTTTCATACCACTGAAGCCAAACAAAAGCTGTCTCAACAATAAATTCCACTCAAGTGTTATAGGAAAactatgatgcaaaatgcatcataccggctgtatttctgtaaagttatacatcttgaaaacttgattgctggcATGCAAATGCTTTTgtgactatatcaacaatggactaatgaagcaaatacaaaaatatagttttttggaTAGAATTTTCCTTTAAGTATTAAAATGTtaaagacattttttggtacttttgtatactttttagtcagtagttctgaaagtagcactcacgagccaaaagttgtccccgaaaattgcgtactacgtTACATATGTGCACCATGTCCTTGCTCTCTCGYTCTCTGCTGTGTCCTGAGCCTTTGAGCccgccctgcaacctcattggataatgctgggcaggcctcttgctagctgtcactcaaatgcaaCAGtggctttcaaactagggatttcgtggctaattgaggtgaaaccgtaattctgctcatagattatgcctGTATGAACttcacattgacacatccagcccaaagcaggaGGTTTAGAAAATACTTTCTTATTCGCCAAAGTACCAGAGCATGTCTAAGTGACGAGTGTTAAGTGAGGACACATGGTATCAGTGATTTTGTATTACTAATCAGTGATTCTGTCTTGTCACTGTATAGCTTCCTGCTTTCTTCACACAGCATTTATGGAAaaattgtagattttttttttaaaataaattttgcccccttttctccccaatttttcgtggtatccaatcgctagtaattactatcttgtctcatcgctacaactcccgtacgggctcgggagagacgaaggtcgaaagccatgcgtcctccgaagcacaacccaaccaagccgcactgcttctttaacacagcgcgcctccaacccggaagccagccgcaccaatgtgtcggaggaaacaccgtgcacctggcccccttggctagcgtgcactgcgcccggcccgccacaggagtcgctggagcgcgatgagacaaggatatccctaccggccaaaccctccctaacccggacgacgctggcccaattgtgcgtcgccccacggaccccccggtcgcggccggctgcgacagagcctgggcgcgaacccagagactctggtggcgcagctagcactgcgatgcagctcTAGACCACTgtaccacccgggaggcccacacAACATTTCTGTGTGACCTCAAACCTTCCTCTGTATCTGGCAACATCCTTCTATCTCTTCCACTCTTTCTTTCCTYTCCTTAACTCTACCCCcttgtcctccatgtcctcccctccctccctgtgggATCCTATGATGGGATCGGTTTTCCCAGGGTGAAAATGGAGCCCAATTCCCATTCTGTTCCCTTCTCCCCGAAGTGTGCCCTTGTTAATTTCCCCTCACTAATCTAATGCTTTTGTATCTTTgagaggggggacgggggggaatGAACACTTTGGGTGAGAATCGAAAAAGCAACTGGAGACTCTTGAGAGTATGATGTGGCAGCTGTCGCACCCAGTCCTCAGGCTTCCTCCCAGACCTCAGTACAGTACAGATCATCTTGTATCTtccatagtcacacacacacacacacacacacacacacacacacacacacacacacacacacacacacacacacacacacacacacacacacaggggctagAAACAAAGACTATATCCAACTAGCATGTATAATACATGCTGCTTATGTAATAGACCTGTTGGCTGTGTGTGCTGTAATCTCCTGTTTGATCAACCAGTGGCTCAGCTGTACTACTACCGGGAATCAGATAATGTTATTGAAGCAGAGCATAGGCCTAGATTTGATTGAAATGTTATTGAAGCAAAGAACACATGTTAAGAGTAATAATGTAATACGTGGAATGAGACACACACTGGTCAGACATTTTCCTACTGGCCTTGGGAACATGTCCTAATAGTTACGTAATAAGGAAATACTGCCTACAAAACATTTACTGGAATGAGGAAGTGAAACTACCGTTAGAGGGGCTTTAAGTACAATTTGTAAAATGTTATCTTCAGTACATATCATTGTGGCGCAGCACCAATCATCACCAATCATTTCTGTCATTAACCATTCTCCTTCGAAATTCTCCTTCGAAATGAAAATGGACAATTCACTCTGCTCTTTGTCTGTTATTCACTCTCTGTTGTTTGGCTTTGCCTAACCTtatatactggacaaaaatatataMgcaacatgtaaagtgttggtcccatgtttcatgagctgaaataaaagatcccaaaaatgttacaaatgcacaaaaagcttctttctctcaaattttgtgcacaaatgtgttttacatccctgttaatgagcaatTCTCCTttcccaaaataatccatccacctgacaggtgtggcatatcaagaagctgattaaagagcatgatcattacacaggtgtaccttgtgctgtggacaataaaaggccactctaaaatgtgcagttgtgtcacacaacacaatgcttgcaattggcatgctgacagcaggaatgtccaccagagctgttgccagagaattgaatgttMatttctccaccataagcctcctccaacattgttttagagaatttggcagtacgtccaactggcctcacaaccRCAGACCACGTGGATgccgttgtgtgggtgagcggtttgctgatgtcaatgttgtgagcagagtgccccatggtggcagtggggttatggtatgggYaggcataagctacggactatgaaaaaaaaatagcattttatcgatggcaatttgaatgcacaaaaatatcgtgacgagatcatgaggcccattttttttatggtatctgtgaccaacatatgcatatctgtattgccagtcatgtgaaatccatagattagggcctaatgaatttatttcaatSGActaatttcctcatatgaactgcaactcagtaagaTCAATTCAATTGTTGCGTTTRTRTTTMTATWCWGWATAKAAAYAYAATGACCCTGCCTCTTGGCCCTTGTGACTTGTCTAGGTCACGTTCATTGATTCACCAGTACGTCTTCAACAGAAAGCCCTTATCGAAGACAACAGCACATGATGACTAACACTAATGAACAGAGCCCATAATCGCGTGGACGGTCGTCTACAAGACAGGCATTGTTTGTATCGAGTAGAAAACGTAGACGTACGTCTACAAGAAAGGCACTGTTTGTATTGAGTAGAAACAGAGAGGTACCATTCAACGGATAATGTGAAGCGATATTGTAAGCAGTCAGAGATATAgggtgagtgagacagagagacagacagtagggagaATAGCTACCCAGTACAGAGTGTGACATGTCGACATTGAGTCTCGTCTATAGACTTGGAGACTTGTCTGCTTCATAATGTGTGTTGTTATTCTTTCTGATGGAACTCTGAGGGAGTGTAGTCTGGATGGGGTTGTGGTTACTGTAGCTGTGAGCTCAAAGCGGACAGAACTCGTGCTCCGTTCAACAACTTGTTTCAATGGACAGTGTGTTATTTCAATGGCCATTGAGTTATTGTGGTGATAATATATCCATACAATGTAAACAACATGAACTGAAAGAGATAAACATATATCTTCTCCAAGTTTCGTATATTTAAAATAGATATGCTTTGGATATTGGTGCTCAMCTGTGACGCTCGGTTCTGACTagtttcttcctcttcttcctcagtgGCAGGGGGAGACGCAGGAGTTCTGTCCTAACGCCAAGGTGGTATTGGTGGGCTGTAAGCTGGACATGCGGACGGACCTCAACGTGCTGAGAGAGCTGTCCAAACTCCGACTCATCCCCGTCACTCATGAACAGGTCAGGACTGACTGTTTCTCACTACTGAGCCAATCCATGCCAAGCTGTGCTGTGCTGGTCTGGTAACGCATCCATTGTAGTCCCTGGAACTGTGCTGGAAGGACAATGTAAAAGGACAATATCATAGCAATCAGTACGCTTTAGCCGGGTGTGTTGTGAAAAATGTATGGCAATGCCAGTAGCTGTTAACTTGTAAAACTGCGATGGCATAACACCTTCAGAACATTGTCATGACATAATAATAACACCTAACAAAACACATCAAATAAAACGTGAGGCTATTTCTTGGCAGAACTTTAGCTATGAACTATGAGTACATTGGGGACTATGGCGTCCCAAATGGGGTCCCTATGGGTCCTgataaaaagggaatagggtgccatttggaatgtagccAATGTGATAATGTGACACACTGTTCTGGAAACATTGCTCtacttttgtatttaaaaaaacatatattttttgttcactGCTCTTACCTACATTATGCCTGTTGTTTCTCTCCTTTTTGGGTTGGTCGTCAGTAAAGTTGTAGAGCTGTTCTCGGGTGTGTTCCCAGTGTAAGCAGATAGATACACCTGGCATGATCAGTCCAACAGGTTAAAGCACAAACAGACATACTTCTACGGTATAAACTTGTTGATATGTACCTGACCACACTGTGTAAACATGTGTGYGCAACTGCTCTTTCACAGCCCACACACATGCAAGAGCTCACGCATGCACGAAGCTACGGCACAGACATTTGCATGGCTCAGGCTATCTGTGATGCCCTAATGCAGACATTCCATTAGCTATGGCAAAACACCTAAAagcacctaaactcagcaaaaaaaagaaacgtcctctcactgtcaactgcgtttattttcagcaaacttaacatgtgtaaaatatttgtatgaacataacaagattcaacaaatgagacataaacggaacaatttccacagacatgttactaacagaaatggaataatgtgtccctgaacaaagggggggtcaaaatcaaaagtaacagtcagtatctggtgtggccaccagctgcattaagtgctgcagtgcatctcctcctcatggactgcaccagatttgccagttcttgctgtgagatgttacctcactcttctacCAAGCACCTGCAAGTCCCAGACATTtgtggggggaatggccctagccctcaccctccgatccaacaggtccccagacgtgctcaatgggattgagatccgggctctttgctggccatggcagaacaccgacttgcaggaaatcaggcacagaacgagcagtatggctggttgattgtcatgctggagggtcatgtcaggatgagcctgcaggaagggtaccacatgagagaggagaatgtcttccctgtaacgcacagcgttgagattgcctgcaatgacaacaagctcagtccgatgatgctgtgacacaccgccccagaccatgacggaccctccacctccaaatcgatcccgctccagagtacaggcctcggtgtaatgctcattccttcgacaataaacacgaatccgaccatcacccctggcgagacaaaaccgcgactcgtcagtgaagagcacattttgccagtcctgtctggtccagcaacggtgggtttgtgcccataggcgacattgttgccggtgatgtctggtgaggacctgccttacgacaggcctacaagccctcagtccagcctctctcagcctattgcggacagtctgggcactgatggagggattgtgccttcctggtgttactcaggcagttgttgttgccatcctgtacctgtcccgcaggtgtgatgtttggatgtaccgatcctgtgcaggtgttgttacacgtggtctgccactgcgaggacgatcagctgtctgtcctgtctccctgtagcgctgtcttaggggtctcacagtatggacattgcaatttattgccctggccacatctgtagtcctcatgcctccttgcagcatgtctaaggcacgttcacgcagatgagcagggaccctgggcatctttcttttggtgtttttcagttcagtagagtcagtagaaaggcctctttagtgtcctaagttttcataactgtgaccttaattgcctaccgtctgtcagCTGTTAATGTCTTagcaaccgttccacaggtgcatgttcattaattgtttatgggtcattgaacaggcatgggaaacagtgtttaaaccttttacaatgaagatctgtgaagttatttggatttttacgaattatctttgaaagacagggtcctgaaaaggggacgtttctttttttgctgagtttagctggaACACACTGAATATTTCACGTGCCCAGACAGGGTACAGCATGTTAAGGTACTTCTTCACTCCCGTTAGCCCACTTCTACTAGCTACCGTTCTCAGACCGTTCATCTAACGTAGCATTAACATTCTGATATGTTCCAATACATAAAACTCTAACTCATAGATGTAAcctaaaacacactttttttggTACTAAGGGCACCTACTGTGCATTAACATAACTGTATGTCCTAATATGTACACAGTATTCCAGTTCTGAAAATGCCATTTAGTTTCTCAAATACGAAAGCATTCAGTACAGAGCCTAAAAGAGTTGGAACCAGAGAGTGAGACAAACACTAAGTGGAACAatttaattgttttgtttcaATGTCCTCAGGCAATAACAGCGAGAGACGGACTGACGGACTCGGGAGGCTGTGAATTTTAATGGCCTATTTTCATGTTAATGTTATTTACGAGTTGACAATTCTTTAAACACTAATTCACATCCCTATTTTCTCCAGAGAGGAGCTTAGGAAGAAATGTCCTTGGCATGCCAGTCAATTACAGCAGAGCAGACACACGACGGGAAACAGTAACAAcgcagacaaaaaaacaacaatattaaGATCATCAAACTGCTTATGAAACCGTTACTAAgatcatgaagaaaaaaaaactaaaaaacaaatgtaatcatGAAACCAATTTCATTGAGCAAACCCAATTGAGTTGCCAATCAGGAGGGACCGGTTATCAGGTTACGTTAATGTCACTTTGCTCGATTTCCTCCGTCTTAACTGAAGCTCCTCAAAACACTCTGAGCTCAGAACTCGCTCGCTGTCCTCAAAGAGCCTCGATCAAAGGGCACCGCTGCCTGTAATGCAAATCAACTGCCAGCAATTTAAGACTTACAACTCGCTGTCCAATTCAATCCCAAAGGAWTCCGCTCGTCGCAAGGGTGAATCGCGGATGAACCCGACGACTTCTGCCATAATCTGCTTAGGGTCAAAACAGAGACTTAAATGTTGCCCGTTTCCTTCTGTATGAATGAATTCTCACAACGGACTCATAGTAGGACATATTGCAGAGATATAATAATCATTATACTGATGTGTATCTGGCTGGGGAATGGAACATGGCATGTATTCTACCAGGTGACGTgatgacgtggagaggatctgtgtctgcaccacgtactctcactactggtgtcccccaaggCTAAGGtgtaggccctctcctcttctctctatacacgaAGTGActcagctccgtcatatcctcaaaTGCTCTCTCCTATCATTGTTATGCCGATGACagtcaactacttttctccttcccccttctgacacccWGGTGGCGACGTGCATCTTTGCGTGCCTAGCAAGTATCTCTGCTTGGATGTCGGTCCATcacctcaagctcaacaagacggagctgctctacCTCACGTGGAAAGCCcgcccgctccaagacctctccatcacggttgtcAACTACACGGTGTCCccttcccagagtgcaaagaaccttggcatgaccctggacaacactctGTCGtcctctgcaaacatcaaagcagttaCTCGCTCCTGCATGTTCATCcttacaacatccgtagagtacgaccctacctcacacaggaagtggcacaggtcttaatccaggcacttgtcatttcccgtctggactacagcaactcactgttggctggtCTCCCCACTTGTTTCATCAAACCCCtacaacttatccagaatgctgcagcccaccaagttctcccatgtcacctcGCTCACCCGGAtattccactggcttccagtcgaagctcgcatccactacaagaccatggtacttgcctatggagcagcaagaggaactgcccctccctaccttcaggctatgctctaCACCccagctcctgagtggcacagcgttctaaggcactgcatctcagtgcaagaggcgtcactacagttcctggtttgaatccaggctgtatcacattcggccgtgattgggagtcccatagggaacaaagaatttgttcttaactgacttgcctagttaaaaaatgtaaaaacatgaaCGGTCTGCCACCTCTGATCTCTtggctcccactcagcccagtccaagctcttctctgtcctggcaccccaatggtgaaaccAATTTCCCCTTGAAGCTAGAAcaagagtccctgcccatcttccgaaaacatctgaaaccttaCCTCTTCAAGAagcctttcgtgaactaacactcgcaattgacgtttttttttcttctgacttTGCTTATGGCTCCTTTATTGAGGtcaaatgtacttactatgactgtgatatgtggttgtcctacctagctatcttaagatgaatgcagtcactctggataagaacgtatgctaaatgacaaatgaaaATGTTATCATCACTTGATTAGCGTTGTAACCAAATGGGGGCTGGGGGTNNNNNNNNNNNNNNNNNNNNNgggggggggggggtagagagagagacccggTGACCCAACTCATCTCTGAGATAATGGGCCCATTCAAGGTGGTCTTTTTTGTGGAGCACATCTCAGAAGATCGCTTTATCATACCAATGAGTTCCTGAGACGTGAAACACTGTGAGATCTGATCATCTGTGCAGCGAGACTGTAATAAAGATGACCTGGAACGCAACAAGGGTCTGAGCGACACGACCAGAGCGACACGTTTATGTGACTAGATGGGATTTACTCAAATGAGCAGTATGGAACATACATAGATTTTTATCTGCATCGTTCTAGGCATTGAAtcccataaaaaaataaatgagaaatgttttattgtcacatatacCAGATAGGTGCAATGGATgttttgttttacagggtcagccatagtagtacggcacccctggggcaaattagggttaagtgccttgctcaagggcgtaccagcgacctttcggttattggcccagcgctctaaccactaggctacctgccacccgtaAAAAAAAGCCACGAAATAAGCCCTGTATGTTTGAATCCACATACTCTCTCTACCTCATATTAATTCACCCTCTCTTCCTATAAACCACTCTCTGTGTTCTCACCCTTGTCAAAAGTGTAAATTCTAATTTCTTAACGtgactcttcatctctctccatctccagggCACTACCCTGGCGAGGCAGATCGGCGCCGTGGCCTACACAGAGTGCACGTCCAAGTACTCGGAGAACAGCGTCCGCGACGTCTTCCACGTCACCACCCTGACCTCGGTAACGCGCCTCCACCGGCCCCAGCTAAAACGCAGCGGCTCGCGCCGCGGCCTCAAGCGGGTCTCCCAGCAACCGCCCCGGACTGAGGTTCTGGAGCACCCCCCCGCCATGAGAAAGAACCGGGCCAAGAGCTGTGTGCTCATGTAGGGGTCGGACTGGCCAGACTGTACCAACTGACCCAAACGATGTACAAAAGAGACAATGTATATTATAAATGTACTTTATTTATTGgttgaattttttttcttctcgctGCTGATGAATGCAGGTCATTGCAGCGATGACGACGATTTTCCTTTTTAAACCATCAACCTGTGGAGAAAGAACAACGGAGAAACATGGACAAAAACATGGATTTGTTGGCTATAGGAATACAGTGAGAGAGAAAATAcgaggggatggggggggggtgaaggaggTAATGAAAAAATAATGAAGTGGTTGGGAAAATTCAGACGAGCCAATTGTAATGAGATTGTCCTGGAATTATTTTCTATTCTGTAGTGTCCTGTCCTGAGATGGCATTCTATTTAAGTGTTTAACTAAATGAAGcacaaaaacatgcacacaaactGTACCGACTTAAATGTCGGGGAATTATATTACTATTTCATCTGAGACAACGAGATGAAGCTTAACAAACCAAGGTTTCGTGCCCAGAGcgacaaaaaacaaacaatgggCCAACGTGACACAAATGTTCTAAACCCACAAGTGCTTTGGAGGGAAAAAAACGTAACAAATCACTGACACCACATAACATTGATGTGTTACTGAAAATTAACATTTCTTATTTGAACAATTATATTTGAGGGAAATCTCAGAAGGAAAATGGTTATAACACAGTTTTTGCTATATGTCTTGCGATGTCGTGTGATGCTGAAATAAAGTAACTTTCTCTGCTAAATGAAGAGAATTTAACCCTGGTTTTATTATTTGTTAACATGACTGTAATCCATCCAGCTCCCTCAGGATCCAAAGACACAGAGACCAGAAACATACATTGTTTTGAATAAGTGAGATAAAGAATTAGATTTGGTACCATGAAAATACCCAACCCACAACATTAAGGCAATGTTAACTTCAAGTTGTTGGCCTTAACATGCTATTGCTACATAGCCAGCCATGTATAAACCACATAACACTGACAATGTTAACTTTTCTCACAGTAGCTGATacacaggtaactgacaaaataaaggaaacaccaacatagtgccTTAATAGgccgttgggccaccacgagctgccagaacaacTTCAATGATTCTACAAGTgtatggaactctattggagggatgtgacaccattcttccatgagaaattccataattttgtgtttttgttgatgctggtggaaacactgtctcaggcaactttccagaatctcctataagtgttcaattgggttgagatctggtgactgacacacacacacaatgctcatttgagacccctctttcaaacccactgagatctcttctaggcATGGTACCCAAAATAATGGACAACTGGCAATTTTTTAAgagtacatgaccctaagcatgatgggatgttaattgcttaattaactcaggaaccacacctgtgtggaagcatttGCTTTCAATATATGTTGTATCCTTCATTTACTCgcgtgtttcctttattttggcagttacttgtatTTGATTCAGTCAACCAGAACTGAAATACTAGAATTCCAGCTTCGAAACGTCGAGTTACTCTCAAAGTCAAAAAGCCTTGTTCTGATAAGTAGGCTAACAACAGTATAGCACATCCAGTTAAGTTCTAGTGCTTCAATCTAAACCGTTGTTCTATCGTAACACTACACATATAGACTGGTGCCTAGTCGGTAGACTTGAGCCCTCTAGTGTGACATTTTTGTGACATTTTCTAGTGCTCACAGCTCACCACAGTTTCTCCTCCTAAATCCTTCtcccgcctctctccctccctccatgcagCGGAGCCCCCCCAGCACGTTACCGCCTCTGTGAGCAGTGTCATTTCACAAAGTGACAGTTCACAGCGTCACCGCAATGTCTCCATGCGGCTTGGAGTGCGAGGTCGCGCGGTGCGCCCAAGGCAAGGCCAGTGTTGGCCTCCAGTCACAGAGACTTACTCTGGTATTGCAAGCCATGGTCTTGTATCACGGTCTAAGCTTTCACCAGAGCTTTTAATAAACCCATTTTGGTCCACacttgtacatatacagtattttattgaTCCTTTTTAATGTATTTGCCAATGGAGTGAGCGCAGTGTTTGGCAAGTGGCTTTAGATGcaaagatatttctgttttcgtGACTACATTCTACTCCATAACCTAAAGCTAGTCAATCAACTACAACACACAGTCCACTCTGCA
It encodes:
- the LOC111978815 gene encoding rho-related GTP-binding protein RhoN, translated to MESKGSRCKIVVVGDTQCGKTALLHVFAKDSYPENYVPTVFENYTASFEIEKQRIELNMWDTSGSSYYNNVRPLAYPDADAVLICFDISRPETLDSVLKKWQGETQEFCPNAKVVLVGCKLDMRTDLNVLRELSKLRLIPVTHEQGTTLARQIGAVAYTECTSKYSENSVRDVFHVTTLTSVTRLHRPQLKRSGSRRGLKRVSQQPPRTEVLEHPPAMRKNRAKSCVLM